A genomic stretch from Aquila chrysaetos chrysaetos chromosome 1, bAquChr1.4, whole genome shotgun sequence includes:
- the POU4F2 gene encoding POU domain, class 4, transcription factor 2 → MMMSLSSKQPFGLPHGGGGGGGGLHETKYSALHTASPCPSAGAAAPAASSPSSTGTGGSAGRGTGSGSGPGSGSGPGSGGSGSGSGSGPGGGGGGAEAMRRACLPAPPSNIFGGLDESLLARAEALAAVDIVSPSKSHHHHPPHHSPFKPDATYHTMNTIPCTSAASSSSVPISHPSALSGTHHHHHHHHHHHHQPHQALEGELLEHLTPGLALGAMAAPDGAVVSTPGHAPHMAGMNPMHPAALGMAHAHGLPAHMGCMSDVDADPRDLEAFAERFKQRRIKLGVTQADVGSALANLKIPGVGSLSQSTICRFESLTLSHNNMIALKPILQAWLEEAEKSHREKLAKPELFSGAEKKRKRTSIAAPEKRSLEAYFALQPRPSSEKIAAIAEKLDLKKNVVRVWFCNQRQKQKRMKYSAGI, encoded by the exons ATGATGATGTCCCTGAGCAGCAAGCAGCCCTTCGGCCTCCcccacggcggcggcggcggcggcggcggcctccACGAAACCAAGTACTCGGCCCTGCACACCGCCTCGCCCTGCCCCTccgccggcgccgccgcccccgccgccagctcccccagcagcaccgGCACCGGCGGCTCCGCCGGACGCGGCaccggctccggctccggccccggctccggctccggccccggcagcggcggctccggctccggctcgggctccggccccggcggcggcggcggcggcgcggaggCGATGCGGCGGGCCTGCCTGCCCGCCCCTCCG AGCAATATATTCGGCGGTCTGGACGAGAGCCTGCTGGCCCGCGCCGAAGCCCTGGCAGCGGTGGACATCGTCTCCCCGAGCAAgagccaccaccaccacccgccGCACCACAGCCCCTTCAAGCCGGACGCCACCTACCACACCATGAACACCATCCCCTGCACCTcggccgcctcctcctcctcggtgCCCATCTCCCACCCGTCCGCCCTGTCGggcacccaccaccaccaccaccaccaccaccaccatcaccaccagcccCACCAGGCGCTGGAGGGGGAACTCTTGGAGCACCTGACGCCGGGGCTGGCGCTGGGGGCAATGGCGGCCCCCGACGGCGCGGTGGTCTCCACGCCGGGCCACGCTCCCCACATGGCCGGCATGAACCCCATGCACCCGGCGGCGCTGGGCATGGCCCACGCCCACGGGCTGCCGGCCCACATGGGCTGCATGAGCGACGTGGACGCCGACCCCCGCGACTTGGAGGCCTTCGCCGAGCGCTTCAAGCAGCGCCGCATCAAGCTGGGGGTGACCCAGGCCGACGTGGGCTCGGCGCTGGCCAACCTGAAGATCCCGGGGGTGGGCTCCCTCAGCCAGAGCACCATCTGCCGCTTCGAGTCCCTCACCCTCTCCCACAACAACATGATCGCCCTCAAGCCCATCCTGCAGGCCTGGCTGGAGGAGGCCGAGAAGTCCCACCGCGAGAAGCTGGCCAAGCCCGAGCTCTTCAGCGGCGCGGAGAAGAAGCGCAAGCGGACCTCCATCGCCGCCCCCGAGAAGCGCTCGCTGGAGGCCTACTTCGCCCTCCAGCCCCGGCCCTCCTCCGAGAAGATCGCCGCCATCGCCGAGAAGCTGGACCTCAAGAAGAACGTGGTCCGCGTCTGGTTCTGCAACCAGCGCCAGAAGCAGAAGCGCATGAAGTACTCGGCCGGCATCTGA